Proteins from a single region of Catenulispora acidiphila DSM 44928:
- a CDS encoding UbiD family decarboxylase has product MTGRRLADLRTALAGLDSAPGELVRVREEIPARFGVGARYARWAGTPAAPPTGPGPVVLFEHVRADSGASGPVLMGLYGTRRRAAALLGLEPAEVPFRLLEAVGKPVAPVLLAEDSRPERAARPADLTALPIPVLTDADAGPYLTLGAVLATDPDTGVRNLSVHRMCVQGPDTLTIWMVPGRDLERAYNAALARGESLPVAIHLGVPPAVLLASCCPSSLVPPEVDEIAVAGAIGGAPVELMPCGSIDAECIAHAEYVIEGEILDKVVPENPAGPFATPEFLGYRGRAHPALPVIRVSAITARPGAILQSVSGPGLEQSVLLGYGMEAAVLAFLRERGAPIVSALCHTAGGGQLMLVLRWRKRSGEDDALVRDCCEAVLETFRMVKTVLAVDEDVDPESDQDLWWAMATRLQADRDITILPDREGFALDPSQSTVYSPNLSGDGRTAKAVFDCTVPFALRDRFTRAEFTPEPAGGARRQAARRPR; this is encoded by the coding sequence GTGACCGGGCGCCGGCTCGCGGATCTGCGGACCGCGCTGGCCGGGCTGGATTCGGCGCCCGGGGAGCTGGTGCGGGTACGGGAGGAGATCCCGGCGCGGTTCGGGGTCGGCGCCCGCTATGCCCGGTGGGCCGGGACGCCTGCGGCGCCGCCCACCGGGCCCGGTCCGGTCGTGCTGTTCGAGCACGTCAGGGCCGACTCCGGTGCGAGCGGGCCGGTGCTGATGGGGTTGTACGGCACCCGTCGGCGCGCGGCGGCGCTGCTCGGGCTGGAGCCGGCCGAGGTGCCGTTCCGGCTGCTGGAAGCGGTGGGCAAGCCGGTGGCGCCGGTCCTGCTCGCTGAGGACTCGCGTCCCGAGCGCGCCGCGCGGCCGGCCGACCTGACCGCGTTGCCGATCCCCGTCCTCACCGACGCCGACGCCGGTCCGTACCTCACCCTCGGCGCGGTGCTGGCCACCGATCCGGACACCGGCGTCCGGAACCTGTCGGTGCACCGCATGTGCGTGCAGGGCCCTGACACCCTCACCATCTGGATGGTGCCCGGCCGCGATCTGGAGCGGGCTTACAACGCCGCGCTGGCCCGCGGCGAGTCGCTGCCGGTGGCGATCCATCTCGGCGTGCCGCCCGCGGTGCTGCTGGCCTCGTGCTGTCCGTCGTCGCTGGTGCCGCCGGAGGTGGACGAGATCGCCGTGGCCGGCGCCATAGGCGGCGCGCCCGTGGAGCTCATGCCGTGCGGGAGCATCGACGCCGAGTGCATCGCGCACGCCGAGTACGTCATCGAGGGCGAGATCCTGGACAAAGTGGTGCCGGAGAACCCGGCCGGTCCCTTCGCCACGCCGGAGTTCCTCGGCTACCGAGGCCGCGCGCACCCCGCCCTGCCCGTGATCCGGGTTTCGGCGATCACCGCGCGGCCGGGCGCGATCCTGCAAAGCGTCAGCGGTCCCGGCCTGGAGCAGTCGGTGCTCCTCGGCTACGGCATGGAGGCCGCGGTCCTCGCCTTCCTGCGCGAGCGCGGCGCCCCGATCGTCTCAGCGCTCTGCCACACCGCCGGCGGCGGCCAGCTCATGCTGGTCCTGCGCTGGCGCAAGCGCTCCGGCGAGGACGACGCCTTGGTCCGGGACTGCTGCGAGGCCGTGCTGGAGACGTTCCGCATGGTCAAGACGGTGCTGGCGGTCGACGAGGACGTGGACCCCGAATCCGACCAGGACCTGTGGTGGGCGATGGCGACCAGATTGCAGGCCGACCGGGACATCACGATCCTGCCGGACCGGGAAGGCTTCGCGCTGGATCCGTCGCAGTCCACTGTCTACTCGCCGAACCTGTCCGGCGACGGCCGCACCGCCAAAGCCGTCTTCGACTGCACCGTCCCCTTCGCCCTGCGCGACCGCTTCACCCGCGCGGAGTTCACTCCGGAGCCCGCAGGCGGCGCACGGCGGCAAGCCGCGCGACGCCCTCGGTGA